One part of the Nitrospiraceae bacterium genome encodes these proteins:
- a CDS encoding ketoacyl-ACP synthase III, with product MKLRHIAYAIPDRRVESAVISQWTGLDLQFLTEKIGIESRRFLGREEQPIDLAHAACRNLLSECHELDLARIGLLVVVTQNPDYKIPHSSALLHHALGLGKTVACFDLNLGCSGFVYGLSVVKSLMLAESLTDALLVTCDPYSRIIGRMDRDTVALFGDAATASWLSAEAGGDLGKPDFGTNGAGAENLMVKLGGSAYPVMSIDGEAKEAGSAEGYRLHMNGRGILEFMMQEVPRTVSRCLKKNGLELSDIDSFVFHQASQYLLQQLRKKLGLAPEKVPCNIRDVGNTVSSSIPLLLAQLQTKEGLAGKRILVCGFGVGLSWATNVIQY from the coding sequence ATGAAGCTCCGCCATATTGCCTACGCGATACCGGATCGGCGAGTGGAAAGCGCGGTCATCTCACAGTGGACCGGGCTTGATTTGCAGTTCCTAACGGAAAAGATCGGTATCGAGTCTCGCCGGTTTCTTGGTCGCGAGGAGCAACCGATCGATTTGGCTCATGCGGCGTGCCGAAATCTGTTGTCCGAGTGTCATGAGCTGGATCTTGCCAGAATCGGCCTTTTGGTCGTGGTCACTCAGAATCCCGATTATAAGATCCCGCATTCCTCTGCGCTTCTTCACCATGCGCTTGGCTTAGGGAAGACTGTCGCCTGCTTCGATTTAAACTTGGGCTGTTCCGGCTTTGTATACGGCCTATCAGTTGTGAAGAGCCTCATGCTGGCAGAATCTTTGACGGACGCGCTTCTCGTGACCTGCGATCCCTATTCTCGGATCATCGGAAGAATGGATCGGGATACCGTGGCTCTATTCGGCGATGCGGCGACCGCAAGTTGGCTCTCAGCTGAAGCCGGAGGTGATTTGGGGAAACCGGATTTTGGTACCAATGGAGCCGGTGCAGAAAATTTGATGGTCAAACTGGGTGGGAGCGCGTATCCCGTTATGTCGATCGATGGTGAAGCGAAGGAGGCGGGTTCCGCAGAAGGATATCGGCTCCACATGAATGGGCGCGGAATTCTTGAGTTCATGATGCAGGAGGTGCCGCGGACAGTGTCACGCTGCCTGAAAAAGAACGGCCTCGAGCTATCGGACATAGACTCTTTTGTGTTTCATCAGGCGAGCCAGTATTTACTCCAGCAGTTGCGAAAGAAACTAGGGCTTGCTCCGGAAAAGGTTCCCTGCAACATTAGGGATGTTGGCAACACGGTGTCTTCTTCCATTCCTCTTCTTCTGGCACAGTTGCAAACCAAGGAAGGTTTGGCCGGAAAACGGATATTGGTGTGTGGGTTCGGCGTCGGACTGTCCTGGGCGACCAACGTCATCCAATATTGA
- a CDS encoding class I SAM-dependent methyltransferase: protein MGRPTIQCPCDRRFDEPAFKYDAPPAGETRFELGGQAYCRAYFRCGLCGHWYSDHKMDLTNLYDGAYAESTYGHRMRQTFDRILALPEEKSDNAGRVARILSFARSFFPHGKKPRLLDVGSGLGVFPYRMKEAGWKCTALDPDPRAAAHAKELVGVQAVAGDFLSIGPDQLGAFDVITFNKVLEHVEDPVVMLLKASRHLNPGGFVYVEVPDAEAAAVEGPEREEFFIEHNHVFSPSSLAMMIVRAGFRVVALERLREPSTKYTIRAFLQAPLPEIPQK, encoded by the coding sequence ATGGGACGTCCCACGATTCAGTGTCCCTGTGACCGCCGGTTCGATGAACCTGCATTCAAATATGATGCACCACCCGCTGGTGAAACCCGATTTGAGCTGGGGGGGCAGGCGTATTGCCGCGCCTACTTTCGTTGTGGATTATGCGGCCACTGGTACTCCGATCATAAAATGGACCTGACCAATCTCTACGACGGCGCCTATGCCGAAAGTACCTATGGGCACCGAATGCGTCAGACATTCGATCGTATTCTGGCGCTGCCGGAAGAAAAGTCTGATAACGCCGGACGAGTGGCCAGGATTCTTTCCTTCGCCCGGTCTTTTTTCCCCCACGGGAAAAAGCCCCGGCTCCTGGATGTCGGGTCGGGGTTGGGAGTGTTTCCCTATCGTATGAAAGAGGCCGGTTGGAAGTGTACCGCTTTGGACCCCGATCCGCGCGCAGCGGCTCATGCTAAGGAATTAGTCGGTGTACAGGCTGTGGCGGGAGATTTTCTCTCGATAGGGCCCGATCAACTGGGTGCATTTGACGTCATCACATTCAACAAGGTGCTCGAACACGTGGAAGACCCGGTTGTCATGCTGTTGAAAGCGTCGCGCCATCTGAACCCGGGCGGGTTTGTCTATGTGGAAGTCCCCGACGCGGAGGCGGCCGCAGTCGAAGGGCCTGAACGCGAGGAGTTTTTCATCGAGCATAATCATGTCTTCAGTCCGAGCTCCTTGGCGATGATGATTGTGCGTGCGGGATTCCGAGTCGTAGCACTCGAACGGTTGCGCGAACCGAGTACGAAGTACACGATACGTGCTTTTTTGCAGGCCCCGCTGCCAGAGATTCCTCAAAAATGA
- a CDS encoding AAC(3) family N-acetyltransferase, with the protein MKKLEKGELIQALRAAGIARGDVVHVQSDLLRIGPVNCGPGREAPLCFYLEAFQELLGTEGTLTTCTAFEDYGRYGTPFVREESPSRLGAFSEYIRTRPGAVRSMHPIVSVTAVGRRATELCGGHHFDGFGYASPWGRLHQLNAWILTLGMDSMGGGTTFFHYVEKLYGVPYQYTKLFPYEVYSNGRLVEGPFTMSVRYLDYGIVNTPVRVKKRMVDLGEAKEVRTGYVSSWCARTHAIVARMMQMFDENRWVMLQEPPKFRPGEIPMDGVTGDMRVYYDKSAAGRHDEPLPPG; encoded by the coding sequence ATGAAAAAGTTGGAGAAGGGGGAGTTGATCCAAGCCCTGCGAGCGGCTGGAATAGCGCGCGGCGACGTCGTTCATGTGCAGAGCGATCTATTACGTATAGGGCCCGTCAATTGCGGACCGGGTCGGGAGGCGCCTCTCTGTTTTTATCTTGAGGCGTTTCAAGAATTGCTTGGGACTGAAGGAACGTTAACGACCTGTACGGCCTTCGAAGACTACGGCCGTTACGGAACGCCTTTCGTTAGGGAAGAATCCCCCTCTCGTTTAGGAGCGTTCAGCGAATATATTCGAACTCGACCAGGGGCTGTTCGCTCGATGCATCCGATCGTGTCGGTGACGGCTGTAGGTCGTCGGGCGACTGAACTCTGCGGGGGGCATCATTTCGATGGGTTCGGATATGCATCTCCATGGGGGCGCCTTCATCAATTAAATGCGTGGATTCTTACGCTAGGGATGGATTCCATGGGCGGAGGCACCACCTTTTTCCATTATGTGGAAAAGCTCTATGGTGTTCCCTACCAGTATACGAAACTGTTCCCCTATGAAGTTTATTCGAATGGTCGACTCGTCGAAGGCCCCTTCACTATGTCGGTGCGGTACTTAGACTATGGAATCGTCAATACACCGGTGCGGGTCAAGAAACGCATGGTGGATTTGGGGGAAGCTAAAGAGGTAAGAACCGGCTATGTATCGAGCTGGTGTGCCAGGACTCACGCTATCGTTGCTCGTATGATGCAAATGTTCGATGAGAACAGATGGGTGATGCTCCAGGAGCCGCCCAAGTTCCGCCCTGGGGAAATCCCCATGGACGGAGTCACCGGAGATATGCGGGTATATTACGACAAGTCTGCAGCCGGAAGGCACGATGAACCACTCCCACCCGGTTGA